A genomic window from Leptolyngbya sp. BL0902 includes:
- a CDS encoding tRNA (cytidine(34)-2'-O)-methyltransferase produces the protein MPRLVLVHPQIPPNTGNIARTCAATNTHLHLVGPLGFDLSDRYLKRAGLDYWPHVNLTLHDQWASFAQHRQSLGGRTIAFSASGTCRYTDWAYQSEDWLLFGSETQGLPLAVMEQCTQVVSIPMNRQAVRSLNLSSSAAVGLFEALRQLDHWPSA, from the coding sequence ATGCCTCGCCTTGTTCTTGTCCATCCTCAAATTCCGCCAAATACGGGTAATATTGCCCGTACTTGCGCGGCTACCAATACTCATCTCCACCTAGTTGGCCCCCTCGGCTTTGATCTCAGTGATCGATATCTCAAGAGGGCAGGGCTAGACTATTGGCCCCACGTCAACCTCACGCTCCACGACCAGTGGGCCAGCTTTGCACAGCATCGCCAGTCGCTGGGGGGGCGTACCATCGCTTTTAGCGCCTCTGGCACCTGTCGCTATACCGACTGGGCCTACCAATCTGAGGACTGGCTGCTTTTTGGCAGCGAAACCCAAGGGTTGCCACTGGCAGTCATGGAACAGTGTACACAGGTGGTATCTATTCCCATGAACCGTCAGGCCGTGAGAAGTCTCAACCTTTCGAGTAGCGCTGCCGTTGGCCTATTCGAGGCGCTGCGACAGTTGGATCACTGGCCATCCGCCTAA